Proteins from a genomic interval of Campylobacter concisus:
- the ftsH gene encoding ATP-dependent zinc metalloprotease FtsH yields the protein MNNQNNNQNNGNNNGFFNKNPIFIFAIFAIVIVLAFRSFSGDGLGGSFGLNSNAQSKMVAYSEFKDMLKNKQLNEVAISETTIKGIGSDKTIYLAKRINDPTLIGILEQNGITYSVYSENNWFGDLIFSWIIPVFIFFAIWMFIASRMQKNIGGGILGIGSAKKLINSEKPKVKFDDVAGVEEAKEEVQEIVDYLKSPDKYLRLGAKIPKGILLVGPPGTGKTLLARAVAGEASVPFFSMSASSFIEMFVGVGASRVRDLFENAKKEAPAIVFIDEIDAIGKSRNSGPMGGNDEREQTLNQLLSEMDGFDADKSPVIVIAATNRPEVLDAALLRPGRFDRQVLVDKPDFKGRCDILKVHMKDVKIGKDVNIEDIARLTTGLAGADLENIINEAALLAGRKSKTFVEQADLVEAVERSIAGLEKKSRRVNPKEKRIVTYHECGHALIAELTKGAKRVTKVSVVPRGLAALGYTLNTPEENKFMMQKHELIAEVDVLLAGRAAEEVFIKEISTGASNDLERATDIIKAMVSMYGMSDVAGLMVLEKQRATFLNGGQSIKDYSDKMAEKVDEFVKTLLHERYTAVLGLLEIYKGAIENMVSALYEEETIEGKRVREIIKNYEIENDLESRLVETEEDEKSKKEE from the coding sequence ATGAATAACCAAAATAATAACCAAAACAATGGCAACAATAACGGTTTTTTTAATAAAAATCCTATTTTTATTTTTGCTATTTTTGCAATAGTTATAGTTTTAGCTTTTAGAAGCTTTAGTGGAGACGGACTAGGTGGCTCTTTTGGGCTAAATAGCAATGCTCAGAGTAAAATGGTAGCTTATTCTGAGTTTAAAGATATGTTAAAAAATAAGCAGCTAAATGAGGTTGCTATCTCAGAAACTACCATAAAAGGCATAGGTAGTGACAAAACTATCTACCTTGCAAAACGCATAAATGATCCAACGCTCATTGGTATACTTGAGCAAAATGGCATAACTTATAGCGTTTATAGCGAAAACAACTGGTTTGGTGATCTTATATTTTCATGGATCATCCCGGTATTTATATTTTTTGCTATTTGGATGTTTATTGCTAGTCGTATGCAAAAGAACATTGGCGGCGGCATACTTGGCATAGGAAGTGCAAAAAAACTTATAAATTCTGAAAAGCCAAAAGTTAAATTTGACGATGTTGCAGGTGTCGAAGAGGCAAAAGAAGAGGTTCAAGAGATAGTTGATTATCTAAAAAGTCCTGATAAATATCTAAGACTTGGGGCAAAAATTCCAAAAGGAATTTTGCTAGTTGGCCCTCCGGGCACAGGCAAAACGCTTCTTGCAAGAGCAGTTGCGGGCGAGGCTAGTGTGCCGTTTTTCTCTATGTCAGCATCAAGCTTTATAGAGATGTTTGTCGGTGTTGGTGCAAGTAGGGTTAGAGATCTTTTTGAAAATGCTAAAAAAGAGGCTCCAGCGATCGTTTTTATAGATGAGATCGATGCGATCGGTAAAAGTAGAAATTCTGGTCCGATGGGTGGCAATGATGAGAGAGAGCAAACGCTAAATCAGCTTCTTTCTGAGATGGACGGCTTTGATGCGGATAAATCGCCAGTCATCGTTATAGCGGCTACAAATAGACCTGAAGTTTTAGATGCTGCGCTTTTAAGGCCAGGTAGATTTGATAGGCAAGTGCTTGTTGATAAGCCTGATTTTAAAGGACGCTGCGACATTTTAAAAGTTCATATGAAAGATGTAAAGATTGGCAAAGATGTAAATATCGAAGATATAGCAAGGCTTACTACTGGTTTAGCAGGTGCTGATCTTGAAAATATCATAAATGAGGCTGCACTTCTTGCAGGACGGAAGTCAAAGACTTTTGTCGAGCAGGCTGATCTTGTGGAGGCCGTTGAGAGATCGATCGCTGGACTTGAGAAAAAGTCTCGCCGTGTAAATCCAAAAGAAAAAAGAATCGTCACTTATCATGAGTGCGGTCATGCCTTGATAGCTGAACTAACAAAAGGTGCAAAAAGGGTAACAAAAGTCTCAGTCGTGCCACGTGGTCTTGCAGCACTTGGCTATACTCTAAATACGCCTGAAGAGAATAAATTTATGATGCAAAAGCATGAGCTGATAGCAGAAGTGGATGTGCTTTTGGCTGGTAGAGCAGCTGAAGAGGTATTTATTAAAGAAATTTCAACCGGGGCAAGCAACGACCTAGAGCGTGCGACTGATATCATAAAAGCTATGGTTAGTATGTATGGTATGAGCGATGTTGCCGGTCTTATGGTACTTGAAAAGCAACGTGCTACGTTTTTAAATGGTGGTCAAAGCATCAAAGATTACAGTGATAAGATGGCTGAAAAGGTTGATGAGTTTGTAAAAACGCTTCTTCATGAAAGATACACAGCTGTGCTTGGTTTGCTTGAAATTTATAAAGGTGCTATTGAAAATATGGTATCAGCACTTTATGAAGAAGAAACAATCGAAGGAAAAAGAGTTAGAGAGATCATTAAAAACTATGAGATCGAAAATGATCTAGAGAGCAGGCTTGTAGAGACCGAAGAAGACGAAAAGAGTAAAAAAGAGGAATAA
- a CDS encoding phosphatidylserine decarboxylase — protein sequence MSGYIAKAGYKFILFFLILFVLSLLFGILPLLFAILLFLGLYFFRDPEREPFSDDKLALLSPIDGKIKEISASNFDNNEVAKIVIKKSFFDVGTLRAVSDVKVAEIRKRHGLFLCQAMKISEFLNERAIIRFEKENIKFVMKIIAGAFSRSLEISNVTSLKASRKFGFLGSGEVILYLPRDTKICVSVGESVKAASLLGYFEEGKRDE from the coding sequence ATGAGTGGCTATATCGCGAAAGCAGGATATAAATTTATATTATTTTTTTTAATTTTATTTGTTTTATCTTTGCTATTTGGGATCTTGCCACTACTTTTTGCTATTTTACTTTTTTTGGGACTTTATTTTTTTAGAGATCCTGAGAGAGAGCCATTTTCTGATGATAAATTGGCTTTACTATCGCCGATTGATGGCAAGATAAAAGAGATTAGTGCTTCAAATTTTGATAATAATGAAGTAGCTAAGATCGTCATAAAAAAATCTTTTTTTGATGTTGGTACATTAAGGGCTGTAAGTGATGTAAAAGTAGCTGAAATACGAAAAAGACATGGCTTATTTTTGTGCCAGGCTATGAAAATTTCAGAATTTTTAAATGAAAGAGCGATTATTCGCTTTGAAAAAGAGAATATAAAATTTGTTATGAAAATTATAGCTGGAGCTTTCAGTCGAAGTTTAGAAATTTCAAATGTTACTAGCCTGAAAGCATCTAGAAAATTTGGTTTTTTAGGAAGTGGTGAGGTGATTTTATACCTACCAAGAGATACTAAAATATGTGTAAGCGTCGGAGAAAGCGTAAAGGCTGCTTCACTTTTGGGATATTTTGAAGAGGGAAAAAGAGATGAATAA
- the pssA gene encoding CDP-diacylglycerol--serine O-phosphatidyltransferase, with translation MNNIQKMQLMYILPNLFTAASAFLGVISIISSIQGNYFKAIIYIILSLILDGLDGRVARLTKTTSKFGVEFDSLADLVAFGVAPAVLFYLTIGKNFGRFGALIAAMFVVFGAIRLARFNVTTGTYEPNVFIGLPIPSAAIVSVLWVGIYIDYTFLEGFEWCLMLLEATLAALMVSNIRYPSFKKINLKQTHVIRILVALVVAFSILYLYPFESATLVMSVYMLYGIVRATIMFSKNSKKKESE, from the coding sequence ATGAATAACATACAAAAGATGCAACTAATGTATATCTTGCCAAATTTATTTACAGCAGCTAGTGCTTTTTTGGGTGTTATTAGCATTATTTCATCTATTCAAGGCAACTATTTTAAAGCCATTATTTATATAATCTTATCGCTTATTTTAGATGGACTTGATGGACGTGTGGCTAGACTTACAAAGACAACTAGTAAATTTGGGGTAGAGTTTGATAGCCTTGCAGATCTTGTTGCTTTTGGTGTAGCACCAGCGGTTTTATTTTATTTGACTATTGGTAAAAATTTTGGCAGATTTGGAGCGCTTATAGCTGCTATGTTTGTGGTTTTTGGAGCTATTAGGCTTGCTCGTTTTAATGTCACTACTGGTACATATGAGCCAAATGTTTTTATCGGGCTTCCTATACCATCAGCAGCTATTGTGAGCGTACTTTGGGTTGGAATTTATATCGACTATACTTTTTTAGAGGGATTTGAGTGGTGCTTGATGCTACTTGAAGCTACTTTGGCAGCTTTAATGGTTAGTAACATCCGCTATCCAAGTTTTAAAAAAATAAATTTAAAACAAACCCATGTGATAAGAATTTTAGTAGCTCTTGTAGTTGCGTTTTCGATACTTTATCTATATCCATTTGAAAGTGCGACTTTGGTTATGAGCGTCTATATGCTTTATGGCATAGTAAGAGCCACTATAATGTTTAGTAAAAATTCCAAAAAAAAGGAGAGCGAATGA
- a CDS encoding 2-isopropylmalate synthase, with protein MDKNKIIIFDTTLRDGEQSPGASMNTAEKLQIALQLERLSVDVMEAGFAAASPGDFDAVNQIAKQASNITVCSLARAVERDIKAAGEALAPAKNKRIHTFIATSPIHMEYKLKMSPDEVIKRAVESIKYAKTFCDDVEFSCEDACRSEMSFLKEICDAAINAGAKTLNIPDTVGYLYPEEITARISEIVKFVGDRAIISVHNHNDLGMATANSLAAIKAGARQVEGTINGIGERAGNAALEEIVMAIKTRQDVFAPFYTDIISKEIYPTSRLIASIIGIEPQPNKAIVGKNAFAHESGIHQDGVLKHKETYEIISAESIGLEKNSLVLGKHSGRHAFKDKLASLGFDLDSDALNKAFEKFKELADKKKEIFDDDIRALVAEEITKIPQAYEITALLQSSGGSLASASISIKHNDEIISDSALGNGTADAIFKVVDRISGISGTLKDYKVASVSQGKDALAKVDVKVEFEGKTAVIGHGLDIDTMMASAKAYVGALNSYLRIHKN; from the coding sequence ATGGATAAGAATAAAATTATAATCTTTGATACGACTTTAAGAGATGGCGAACAAAGCCCTGGCGCATCGATGAATACAGCTGAAAAACTACAGATTGCACTTCAGCTTGAAAGGCTTAGTGTGGATGTTATGGAGGCCGGATTTGCAGCAGCAAGCCCAGGGGATTTTGATGCGGTAAATCAAATAGCAAAGCAAGCCTCAAATATCACGGTTTGCTCTCTTGCACGTGCAGTTGAGCGTGATATCAAGGCAGCTGGCGAGGCATTAGCTCCAGCTAAAAATAAGAGAATTCATACATTTATAGCGACAAGTCCAATTCATATGGAGTACAAGCTAAAAATGAGCCCAGATGAAGTAATAAAACGTGCAGTCGAGTCTATAAAATACGCAAAAACCTTTTGCGATGATGTAGAGTTTAGCTGCGAGGACGCTTGTAGAAGTGAAATGAGCTTTTTAAAAGAAATTTGTGACGCTGCCATAAATGCGGGTGCAAAAACTTTAAATATCCCTGATACGGTTGGTTATTTATATCCTGAAGAGATAACTGCTCGCATTAGTGAAATAGTAAAATTTGTAGGCGATAGAGCGATAATCTCTGTGCATAATCACAATGACTTAGGCATGGCTACAGCAAACTCGTTAGCGGCCATAAAAGCTGGTGCAAGGCAGGTCGAAGGTACGATAAATGGCATAGGTGAGCGCGCCGGAAATGCTGCACTTGAAGAGATCGTGATGGCTATCAAAACCCGCCAAGACGTCTTTGCTCCATTTTATACAGACATTATCTCAAAAGAAATTTATCCAACTTCAAGACTGATTGCTAGTATTATAGGCATTGAGCCTCAACCAAACAAAGCTATCGTTGGTAAAAACGCATTTGCTCATGAGAGTGGCATACATCAAGACGGCGTGCTAAAACACAAAGAGACCTATGAGATAATTAGCGCTGAGAGCATAGGCCTTGAGAAAAATTCTCTCGTTCTAGGTAAGCATAGTGGTCGTCACGCGTTTAAAGATAAGCTTGCTAGCCTTGGATTTGACCTTGATAGCGATGCTCTTAATAAGGCTTTTGAAAAATTTAAAGAGCTAGCTGATAAGAAAAAAGAGATATTTGATGATGATATTAGAGCTCTTGTGGCTGAAGAGATTACAAAAATTCCACAAGCTTATGAGATCACGGCTCTTCTTCAAAGTAGCGGCGGAAGCCTTGCGAGTGCTTCAATTAGTATAAAACACAATGATGAGATCATCAGTGACTCAGCTCTAGGAAATGGTACCGCTGATGCGATATTTAAGGTGGTTGATCGTATTAGTGGCATTAGTGGTACGCTCAAAGACTATAAAGTAGCGTCTGTTTCTCAAGGTAAAGACGCACTTGCAAAGGTTGATGTAAAGGTCGAGTTTGAGGGCAAAACGGCTGTAATAGGCCATGGACTTGACATAGATACTATGATGGCAAGCGCAAAAGCCTATGTTGGCGCACTAAATAGCTACCTTCGCATACATAAAAACTAA